The proteins below come from a single Pieris brassicae chromosome 1, ilPieBrab1.1, whole genome shotgun sequence genomic window:
- the LOC123715595 gene encoding tubulin monoglutamylase TTLL4-like isoform X4, with product MDGMRSCSNYEAGFDACDPLDSVFEWSRRGPAKVLRRRCRSEGIDRSPYEDAARECSRSADFANRHRVLPNKSHFTINNSHEHRQHRFIYECSLPSAQNGDFIMAHDYNRHGYQQGRSKYHRSSPTRPIVVTTLSNSKVDDRLPKVEELLEKVDHEMMDVTSKQPLKSILNNSLPKSPPHSILKKPKTKMYQDNKTEGRRRQRASSESDNFYCSFHISSPMAGYDSQLSYLSNNMKRAKDNSGTGYSYGSAVAALSSVPTNKGLNFSKASKCSCKDHVIVTPKDDVFKMHLLRTTAINNDTVDDLPLVPTPRQDTPTRPAVSPALPVSSVTAIPEKKLVKTKKKTKTKKMRSNSKVDCNIIEGEGEDSHSRSPSPDPITESWRMETDTTNIEKVEKPPRTRSPSHIEQNSVTKITNKLNGTVMSPKKVLSKEKTSQDTFITALHTTNPFKSLPTRKESPFNLTESLGNCLRPSLFPRVPPYLKFVGHEDTIPLKVPPAIQKHLKWKLTTITPIVVKKTLVNSGFRLVKSECDTSECPQEETVEWIGIWGKHMKSLMFRAIKDGQKMNHFPGTFQIGRKDRLWRNLQKLCNRFGVNEFGIMPKTYVLPHDLKILKHDWEKYAANNERWIIKPPASARGTGIKVVSRWAQIPKKRPVVVQRYVSKPYLINGSKFDLRLYVLVTSVHPLRIYLYKDGLARFASVKYNSELTSLNDRYMHLTNYSINRLSKNYTPNEDFAACEGHKWTLQTLFQYLKTDKHVDTDALWASIKDLVIKTIISGEGSISSLTKANITSRYNCYELFGIDVLLDEDLKPWLLEVNISPSLHSASPLDIHVKGPLVSTVLNIAQFQVPIKTNIEMLSKDKPNKMVGLPYDSRLYTVYLSKEERDKHIIYTNMEERDMYLRDILSTLTPDDVRHLIQAEDELTQSGDMERVFPNKNTHKYLGFLAGPRYYNRLFDAWETRYGDKRDSGIELLRNLCDIGYHLEVPPVPLKGKVSSVLRRTYLSCKRVAHSKSVDWNRLRVWARLSERHTVYPTESSIDNRHRRGFYG from the exons ATGGATGGCATGAGATCGTGCTCAAATTACGAGGCCGGTTTTGACGCGTGTGATCCGTTGGATTCAGTTTTCGAGTGGTCTAGGAGAGGGCCGGCAAAGGTGTTGCGGCGGCGTTGCCGCAGCGAGGGCATCGATCGTTCTCCTTACGAGGATGCAGCGCGCGAGTGCTCGCGCTCTGCAGATTTCGCAAATCGCCATCGCGTCCTTCCTAATAAAAGCCATTTCACAATAAACAACAGCCACGAACATCGTCAGCACAGATTCATCTACGAGTGTTCTTTACCATCTGCTCAAAACGGAGATTTCATAATGGCTCACGATTATAATCGTCATGG GTATCAACAAGGAAGATCAAAGTATCATAGATCAAGTCCCACGAGACCTATTGTAGTGACTACACTCTCAAACTCAAAAGTTGATGACCGTTTACCTAAAGTTGAAGAGTTGCTGGAGAAAGTTGATCATGAAATGATGGATGTTACATCGAAACAGCCACTAAAATCCATACTCAATAATTCATTGCCAAAATCACCACCCCATAGTATTTTAAAGAAgccaaaaactaaaatgtatcAGGATAATAAAACTGAAGGGAGAAGACGACAAAGAGCCTCTAGTGAATCTGATAACTTTTATTGTAGTTTTCATATAAGTTCACCTATGGCTGGCTATGACAG tcaATTGTCATACTTgtcaaataatatgaaaagaGCAAAAGATAACTCGGGAACTGGATACTCGTATGGTTCTGCTGTGGCCGCACTTAGCTCAGTACCTACAAACAAAGGTTTAAATTTTAGCAAAGCTAGCAAGTGCTCCTGCAAGGACCATGTTATAGTAACTCCAAAGGATGATGTGTTCAAAATGCACCTTTTACGGACTACTGCCATTAACAATGATACTGTAGATGATTTACCCCTTGTGCCAACT CCACGTCAGGATACTCCAACAAGACCGGCAGTCAGCCCCGCATTACCTGTTAGTTCAGTGACGGCGATACCAGAAAAGAAATTGGTAAAAACcaagaaaaaaacaaagacGAAAAAGATGCGATCCAATAGTAAAGTGGACTGTAATATTATTGAAGGGGAGGGTGAAGa ttctcACAGCCGATCGCCTTCCCCGGACCCAATAACTGAATCATGGCGGATGGAGACAGATACAACGAATATAGAAAAGGTTGAAAAGCCTCCGAGGACTCGGTCCCCGTCTCATATAGAACAAAACTCAGTCACCAAGATCACAAACAAACTTAATGGTACTGTTATGTCGCCAAAGAAAGTATTGTCTAAAG AAAAGACAAGCCAAGACACATTCATAACTGCTTTACACACGACGAATCCTTTCAAATCACTACCCACTCGTAAAG AATCGCCGTTTAATCTAACAGAATCCTTAGGAAACTGCCTTCGACCATCTCTATTCCCAAGAGTGCCACCATACTTAAAGTTCGTAGGCCACGAGGACACAATACCACTTAAAGTGCCGCCAGCTATACAGAAACATCTAAAATGGAAGCTCACGACAATAACGCCTATAGTTGTCAAGAAGACCCTAGTTAATTCTGGATTTAGACTGGTCAAGAGTGAGTGTGATACATCGGAGTGCCCTCAAGAAg AAACGGTAGAATGGATAGGTATTTGGGGTAAACACATGAAATCCTTAATGTTCAGAGCAATCAAAGACGGCCAGAAGATGAATCATTTTCCCGGCACCTTTCAAATTGGCAGAAAAGACAGATTATGGAgaaatttacagaaattatGCAATAGGTTTGGCGTAAATGAATTCGGTATAATGCCTAAGACATATGTGTTGCCTCACGATTTGAAAATACTCAAACACGATTGGGAGAAGTATGCTGCTAATAATGAGAGGTGGATTATAAAACCG ccGGCATCAGCTCGCGGCACTGGTATAAAGGTGGTATCCCGTTGGGCCCAAATACCGAAAAAGCGTCCCGTGGTGGTACAGCGATATGTGTCCAAGCCATACCTAATCAATGGTAGCAAGTTCGATTTACGGTTATACGTCCTTGTAACATCCGTCCATCCACTACggatatatttgtataaggACGGCCTAGCGAGGTTCGCTTCAG TTAAATACAATTCAGAATTAACGTCACTAAATGACAGGTATATGCATTTGACGAACTACTCAATAAACAGATTGTCAAAGAACTATACGCCCAATGAAGACTTTGCCGCGTGCGAGGGACATAAGTG GACGTTACAAACCCTCTTCCAATACCTAAAGACTGACAAGCACGTAGACACAGACGCACTATGGGCGTCCATTAAAGACCTGGTGATCAAGACAATAATATCCGGAGAAGGCAGCATCAGCTCATTGACGAAGGCCAATATTACATCGAGATATAACTGTTATGAACTATTCGGGATTGATGTCCTGCTTGATGAGGATCTCAAGCCTTGGTTGTTGGAG GTGAACATTTCGCCCAGTTTGCACAGTGCATCGCCTTTAGATATTCACGTAAAGGGTCCGCTGGTATCAACAGTGCTCAATATAGCTCAGTTCCAAGTACCTATTAAGACAAATATCGAGATGCTTTCAAAGGATAAACCAAATAAAATG GTTGGTCTGCCATACGACAGCAGGTTGTACACAGTATATCTATCAAAGGAAGAAAGAGATAAacacattatatatacaaacatgGAAGAACGGGATatg TACCTTCGAGACATCCTCTCAACTTTGACACCGGACGACGTTCGTCATCTCATACAAGCCGAAGACGAGTTAACGCAAAGCGGGGATATGGAGCGTGTGTTCCCgaacaaaaacacacacaagtATCTAGGGTTCCTAGCTGGGCCTAGGTATTACAACCGGCTTTTTGACGCCTGGGAGACGCGGTATGGCGATAAGAGGGACTCAG GCATCGAGCTCCTCCGTAACCTGTGCGACATAGGTTATCACCTAGAAGTACCTCCAGTGCCTCTAAAG GGCAAAGTGAGCAGTGTCCTTAGGCGGACATACTTGAGTTGTAAACGCGTGGCTCACAGTAAGTCCGTAGACTGGAACCGGCTAAGGGTTTGGGCCAGACTTAGTGAGCGGCATACTGTCTACCCGACAGAGTCTAGCATAGACAATAGACATAGACGTGGGTTTTATGGCTAG
- the LOC123715595 gene encoding tubulin monoglutamylase TTLL4-like isoform X3 produces MDGMRSCSNYEAGFDACDPLDSVFEWSRRGPAKVLRRRCRSEGIDRSPYEDAARECSRSADFANRHRVLPNKSHFTINNSHEHRQHRFIYECSLPSAQNGDFIMAHDYNRHGYQQGRSKYHRSSPTRPIVVTTLSNSKVDDRLPKVEELLEKVDHEMMDVTSKQPLKSILNNSLPKSPPHSILKKPKTKMYQDNKTEGRRRQRASSESDNFYCSFHISSPMAGYDSQLSYLSNNMKRAKDNSGTGYSYGSAVAALSSVPTNKGLNFSKASKCSCKDHVIVTPKDDVFKMHLLRTTAINNDTVDDLPLVPTPRQDTPTRPAVSPALPVSSVTAIPEKKLVKTKKKTKTKKMRSNSKVDCNIIEGEGEDSHSRSPSPDPITESWRMETDTTNIEKVEKPPRTRSPSHIEQNSVTKITNKLNGTVMSPKKVLSKEKTSQDTFITALHTTNPFKSLPTRKESPFNLTESLGNCLRPSLFPRVPPYLKFVGHEDTIPLKVPPAIQKHLKWKLTTITPIVVKKTLVNSGFRLVKSECDTSECPQEETVEWIGIWGKHMKSLMFRAIKDGQKMNHFPGTFQIGRKDRLWRNLQKLCNRFGVNEFGIMPKTYVLPHDLKILKHDWEKYAANNERWIIKPPASARGTGIKVVSRWAQIPKKRPVVVQRYVSKPYLINGSKFDLRLYVLVTSVHPLRIYLYKDGLARFASVKYNSELTSLNDRYMHLTNYSINRLSKNYTPNEDFAACEGHKWTLQTLFQYLKTDKHVDTDALWASIKDLVIKTIISGEGSISSLTKANITSRYNCYELFGIDVLLDEDLKPWLLEVNISPSLHSASPLDIHVKGPLVSTVLNIAQFQVPIKTNIEMLSKDKPNKMVGLPYDSRLYTVYLSKEERDKHIIYTNMEERDMYLRDILSTLTPDDVRHLIQAEDELTQSGDMERVFPNKNTHKYLGFLAGPRYYNRLFDAWETRYGDKRDSGIELLRNLCDIGYHLEVPPVPLKNDVDAPSPAPSERPSVPSVPSGRGSAAMLPSVSSTTVPAVPAVPAVCSVPPASVPARTSSPVTRPCGDSLAPRAPPALEPRA; encoded by the exons ATGGATGGCATGAGATCGTGCTCAAATTACGAGGCCGGTTTTGACGCGTGTGATCCGTTGGATTCAGTTTTCGAGTGGTCTAGGAGAGGGCCGGCAAAGGTGTTGCGGCGGCGTTGCCGCAGCGAGGGCATCGATCGTTCTCCTTACGAGGATGCAGCGCGCGAGTGCTCGCGCTCTGCAGATTTCGCAAATCGCCATCGCGTCCTTCCTAATAAAAGCCATTTCACAATAAACAACAGCCACGAACATCGTCAGCACAGATTCATCTACGAGTGTTCTTTACCATCTGCTCAAAACGGAGATTTCATAATGGCTCACGATTATAATCGTCATGG GTATCAACAAGGAAGATCAAAGTATCATAGATCAAGTCCCACGAGACCTATTGTAGTGACTACACTCTCAAACTCAAAAGTTGATGACCGTTTACCTAAAGTTGAAGAGTTGCTGGAGAAAGTTGATCATGAAATGATGGATGTTACATCGAAACAGCCACTAAAATCCATACTCAATAATTCATTGCCAAAATCACCACCCCATAGTATTTTAAAGAAgccaaaaactaaaatgtatcAGGATAATAAAACTGAAGGGAGAAGACGACAAAGAGCCTCTAGTGAATCTGATAACTTTTATTGTAGTTTTCATATAAGTTCACCTATGGCTGGCTATGACAG tcaATTGTCATACTTgtcaaataatatgaaaagaGCAAAAGATAACTCGGGAACTGGATACTCGTATGGTTCTGCTGTGGCCGCACTTAGCTCAGTACCTACAAACAAAGGTTTAAATTTTAGCAAAGCTAGCAAGTGCTCCTGCAAGGACCATGTTATAGTAACTCCAAAGGATGATGTGTTCAAAATGCACCTTTTACGGACTACTGCCATTAACAATGATACTGTAGATGATTTACCCCTTGTGCCAACT CCACGTCAGGATACTCCAACAAGACCGGCAGTCAGCCCCGCATTACCTGTTAGTTCAGTGACGGCGATACCAGAAAAGAAATTGGTAAAAACcaagaaaaaaacaaagacGAAAAAGATGCGATCCAATAGTAAAGTGGACTGTAATATTATTGAAGGGGAGGGTGAAGa ttctcACAGCCGATCGCCTTCCCCGGACCCAATAACTGAATCATGGCGGATGGAGACAGATACAACGAATATAGAAAAGGTTGAAAAGCCTCCGAGGACTCGGTCCCCGTCTCATATAGAACAAAACTCAGTCACCAAGATCACAAACAAACTTAATGGTACTGTTATGTCGCCAAAGAAAGTATTGTCTAAAG AAAAGACAAGCCAAGACACATTCATAACTGCTTTACACACGACGAATCCTTTCAAATCACTACCCACTCGTAAAG AATCGCCGTTTAATCTAACAGAATCCTTAGGAAACTGCCTTCGACCATCTCTATTCCCAAGAGTGCCACCATACTTAAAGTTCGTAGGCCACGAGGACACAATACCACTTAAAGTGCCGCCAGCTATACAGAAACATCTAAAATGGAAGCTCACGACAATAACGCCTATAGTTGTCAAGAAGACCCTAGTTAATTCTGGATTTAGACTGGTCAAGAGTGAGTGTGATACATCGGAGTGCCCTCAAGAAg AAACGGTAGAATGGATAGGTATTTGGGGTAAACACATGAAATCCTTAATGTTCAGAGCAATCAAAGACGGCCAGAAGATGAATCATTTTCCCGGCACCTTTCAAATTGGCAGAAAAGACAGATTATGGAgaaatttacagaaattatGCAATAGGTTTGGCGTAAATGAATTCGGTATAATGCCTAAGACATATGTGTTGCCTCACGATTTGAAAATACTCAAACACGATTGGGAGAAGTATGCTGCTAATAATGAGAGGTGGATTATAAAACCG ccGGCATCAGCTCGCGGCACTGGTATAAAGGTGGTATCCCGTTGGGCCCAAATACCGAAAAAGCGTCCCGTGGTGGTACAGCGATATGTGTCCAAGCCATACCTAATCAATGGTAGCAAGTTCGATTTACGGTTATACGTCCTTGTAACATCCGTCCATCCACTACggatatatttgtataaggACGGCCTAGCGAGGTTCGCTTCAG TTAAATACAATTCAGAATTAACGTCACTAAATGACAGGTATATGCATTTGACGAACTACTCAATAAACAGATTGTCAAAGAACTATACGCCCAATGAAGACTTTGCCGCGTGCGAGGGACATAAGTG GACGTTACAAACCCTCTTCCAATACCTAAAGACTGACAAGCACGTAGACACAGACGCACTATGGGCGTCCATTAAAGACCTGGTGATCAAGACAATAATATCCGGAGAAGGCAGCATCAGCTCATTGACGAAGGCCAATATTACATCGAGATATAACTGTTATGAACTATTCGGGATTGATGTCCTGCTTGATGAGGATCTCAAGCCTTGGTTGTTGGAG GTGAACATTTCGCCCAGTTTGCACAGTGCATCGCCTTTAGATATTCACGTAAAGGGTCCGCTGGTATCAACAGTGCTCAATATAGCTCAGTTCCAAGTACCTATTAAGACAAATATCGAGATGCTTTCAAAGGATAAACCAAATAAAATG GTTGGTCTGCCATACGACAGCAGGTTGTACACAGTATATCTATCAAAGGAAGAAAGAGATAAacacattatatatacaaacatgGAAGAACGGGATatg TACCTTCGAGACATCCTCTCAACTTTGACACCGGACGACGTTCGTCATCTCATACAAGCCGAAGACGAGTTAACGCAAAGCGGGGATATGGAGCGTGTGTTCCCgaacaaaaacacacacaagtATCTAGGGTTCCTAGCTGGGCCTAGGTATTACAACCGGCTTTTTGACGCCTGGGAGACGCGGTATGGCGATAAGAGGGACTCAG GCATCGAGCTCCTCCGTAACCTGTGCGACATAGGTTATCACCTAGAAGTACCTCCAGTGCCTCTAAAG